One region of Pseudomonas glycinae genomic DNA includes:
- the atzF gene encoding allophanate hydrolase, whose product MNLQLDALRQAYRNGDTTPRQLLLALREKAAALNPDYHLFIHLLSAEELEPYLAALDGRDLDNLPLYGVPFAIKDNIDLAGVPTTAACPAFAYVPERSATIVEQLLALGAIPLGKTNLDQFATGLNGSRSPYGACPNSVLPEYPSGGSSAGSSLAVALGVASFALGTDTAGSGRVPAALNNLVGLKASKGLISTAGVLPACRTLDCVTTFTATAREASQLLALTARLDPRDEYSRSNPSWNDGTAFGAPRPFRFGVPRAQDLALFGCEEGPRLFGDAIDRLKALGGEAVELDLSPFLEAARLLYEGPWVAERYSVAGELMEENPEAVLPVIRAVLAKAPAVSGVQTFRAQYRLQALKAVCDKALEGLDCVLTPTIGRPVTLAELDAEPVLRNSELGYYTNFMNLLDYAAVAVPSGFMANGLPWGVTLFGRAFTDQYLLGVADALQRQQDPALPTPNNPARHDRARLVVCGAHLDGLALNWQLRQRGARLIEATYSSKNYKLYALAGGPPLRPGMLRVAEGGVAIAVEVWELPSSELGSFLTGIPAPLGLGKVQLADGRWESGFICEPYGLEGATDISHLGGWRAYLQTAN is encoded by the coding sequence ATGAATCTGCAACTCGATGCCCTGCGCCAGGCCTACCGCAATGGCGACACCACACCCCGCCAATTGCTGTTGGCGTTGCGGGAAAAAGCCGCAGCGCTTAACCCGGACTATCACCTGTTCATCCATCTGCTCAGCGCCGAAGAACTGGAACCGTATCTGGCCGCCCTTGACGGTCGCGATCTCGACAACCTGCCGTTGTATGGCGTGCCGTTTGCGATCAAGGACAACATTGATCTGGCCGGTGTCCCGACCACCGCTGCATGCCCGGCGTTCGCCTACGTACCGGAACGTTCGGCGACCATCGTCGAGCAGCTGCTGGCGCTGGGCGCGATTCCGCTGGGCAAGACCAACCTCGACCAGTTCGCCACCGGTCTCAACGGCAGCCGTTCGCCCTATGGCGCTTGCCCGAACAGCGTGTTGCCGGAGTATCCGTCGGGCGGTTCCAGCGCCGGTTCGTCGCTGGCCGTGGCGCTCGGCGTGGCCAGTTTCGCGTTGGGCACCGACACTGCCGGCTCCGGCCGGGTGCCAGCGGCATTGAACAATCTGGTGGGGCTGAAGGCCAGCAAAGGGCTGATTTCCACCGCCGGGGTGCTGCCGGCCTGTCGCACGCTCGATTGCGTCACCACGTTCACCGCAACGGCGCGGGAAGCCAGTCAGCTGCTGGCGCTGACCGCGCGCCTCGATCCGAGGGACGAATACAGCCGCAGCAATCCGTCATGGAACGACGGCACCGCGTTCGGCGCGCCACGGCCGTTTCGCTTCGGTGTACCGCGTGCGCAAGACCTGGCGCTTTTCGGCTGTGAGGAAGGCCCGCGGCTGTTCGGCGATGCCATCGACCGTCTGAAAGCTCTGGGCGGTGAAGCGGTCGAACTGGACCTGTCGCCGTTCCTCGAAGCGGCGCGGTTGCTCTATGAAGGGCCGTGGGTGGCCGAGCGCTACAGCGTGGCCGGCGAGTTGATGGAAGAAAATCCCGAAGCAGTGCTGCCGGTGATCCGCGCGGTGCTGGCCAAAGCACCGGCCGTCAGCGGCGTGCAGACGTTCCGCGCGCAATATCGCCTGCAAGCGCTGAAAGCCGTTTGCGATAAAGCACTGGAAGGACTCGACTGCGTGCTCACGCCCACCATCGGTCGTCCGGTGACGCTGGCGGAACTCGACGCCGAACCGGTGCTGCGCAATTCCGAACTGGGCTACTACACCAACTTCATGAACCTGCTCGATTACGCTGCCGTCGCCGTGCCCAGCGGTTTCATGGCCAACGGGCTGCCGTGGGGTGTAACGCTGTTTGGCCGGGCGTTCACCGATCAGTATCTGCTGGGCGTGGCCGATGCCTTGCAGCGCCAGCAGGATCCCGCGCTGCCGACGCCGAACAACCCGGCGCGCCATGACCGTGCACGACTGGTGGTCTGCGGTGCGCATCTGGACGGACTGGCCCTGAACTGGCAGTTGCGGCAACGCGGCGCACGCCTGATCGAGGCCACCTACAGCTCGAAGAACTACAAACTCTATGCCCTGGCCGGCGGCCCGCCGTTGCGCCCGGGCATGCTGCGCGTGGCCGAAGGCGGCGTGGCCATCGCAGTGGAAGTCTGGGAGTTACCGAGCAGTGAACTGGGCTCGTTCCTGACCGGCATCCCGGCGCCGCTGGGTCTGGGCAAGGTACAACTGGCGGATGGCCGCTGGGAAAGCGGATTCATCTGCGAACCCTACGGCCTGGAAGGTGCAACCGACATCAGCCATTTGGGTGGGTGGCGAGCGTATCTGCAAACCGCAAACTGA
- a CDS encoding sensor domain-containing diguanylate cyclase, with translation MPLRSAFHSQRSLVLTLVALLGAGFLATSLLSYYASRASIRDNIVNTELPLTSDTVYSEIQKDLVRPILISSMMSRDTFMRDWVVNGEKDSDQMTRYLDEVMTHYGAYTAFFVSNSTHTYYHAKGVLKQVKVDEPRDAWYFRVRDMKDPYEINVDPDLANKDNMTFFINYKVYDYNNRFIGAAGVGLTVDAVIKLIDKYQQRYQRSVYFVDTFGRLVLTGAEGGPEGARVGKSLTDLDSMKSLVSQLPKPHSGSYEYSTHGQGHFLNVRFIPELNWYLFVDKREDGALSEIRQSLYLNLLICLLVTLIVLALVNRLIKRYQDKIHAQATLDSLTELPNRRGFDLLAVQALHEAHREPKPLTALLLDLDHFKALNDTYGHMAGDQVLIGFARDLQSCLRHSDIVCRWGGEEFIVLLKDTDGETGQKIAEKIRQHVEQHEYAYNGHTLNLTVSIGATTLQPDDTLHSLLSRADHAMYRAKQTGRNRTCVEMPHSTYA, from the coding sequence ATGCCGCTCAGATCTGCGTTTCACTCCCAACGTTCGCTGGTACTGACCCTCGTCGCCCTGCTCGGCGCAGGTTTCCTCGCCACTTCACTGCTCAGCTACTACGCCTCGCGGGCGTCGATCCGCGACAACATCGTCAACACCGAACTGCCGCTAACCTCCGACACGGTCTATTCGGAAATCCAGAAAGACCTGGTCAGACCGATCCTTATTTCTTCGATGATGTCCCGCGACACCTTCATGCGCGACTGGGTGGTGAACGGCGAGAAAGACAGCGACCAGATGACCCGCTACCTCGACGAGGTCATGACCCACTACGGCGCCTACACCGCGTTTTTCGTCTCCAACAGTACCCACACCTACTACCACGCCAAGGGCGTGCTAAAGCAGGTGAAAGTCGACGAACCGCGTGACGCCTGGTACTTCCGCGTGCGCGACATGAAGGATCCATACGAGATCAATGTCGACCCGGACCTGGCCAACAAAGACAACATGACCTTCTTCATCAACTACAAGGTCTACGACTACAACAATCGCTTCATCGGCGCCGCTGGCGTGGGGCTGACGGTGGACGCGGTGATCAAGCTGATCGACAAGTATCAGCAGCGCTATCAACGCAGTGTGTACTTCGTCGACACCTTCGGCCGACTGGTGCTGACCGGCGCCGAGGGCGGGCCGGAAGGGGCGCGGGTCGGGAAAAGCCTGACCGACCTCGACAGCATGAAAAGCCTGGTCAGCCAGCTGCCCAAACCCCACAGCGGCAGCTACGAATATTCCACCCACGGCCAGGGACATTTCCTCAACGTGCGGTTTATTCCAGAGCTGAACTGGTACTTGTTCGTCGACAAACGCGAAGACGGCGCGCTGAGTGAAATCCGCCAGTCGCTCTATCTCAACCTGCTGATCTGCCTGCTGGTGACGCTGATCGTGCTGGCGCTGGTCAATCGATTGATCAAGCGCTATCAGGACAAGATCCACGCTCAGGCCACCCTCGACAGCCTCACCGAACTGCCCAACCGCCGCGGCTTCGACCTGCTCGCCGTGCAAGCGCTGCACGAAGCGCACCGTGAGCCGAAACCGCTGACCGCGCTGCTGCTGGATCTGGATCACTTCAAGGCCTTGAACGACACTTACGGGCACATGGCCGGCGATCAGGTGCTGATCGGTTTCGCCAGGGACCTGCAAAGTTGTCTGCGGCATTCCGACATTGTCTGCCGTTGGGGCGGTGAGGAATTTATCGTGCTGCTGAAGGACACCGACGGCGAGACCGGTCAGAAGATTGCCGAGAAGATCCGCCAGCACGTCGAACAGCATGAATATGCCTACAACGGTCACACCCTGAATCTGACGGTCAGCATCGGCGCCACCACCCTGCAACCGGATGACACCTTGCACAGTCTGCTGTCCCGGGCCGATCATGCGATGTACCGGGCCAAACAGACCGGCCGTAACCGCACCTGCGTGGAAATGCCTCACTCGACCTATGCCTGA
- a CDS encoding cysteine-rich CWC family protein yields MPDTKNTPDLCPACGARNDCTLADPRTADRACWCYGVSIDPAVLEALPAELRDKSCLCPRCAQVEAQLQAARPSIP; encoded by the coding sequence ATGCCTGACACCAAGAACACACCTGACCTCTGCCCGGCCTGCGGCGCCCGCAACGACTGCACCCTGGCCGACCCGCGCACCGCCGACCGTGCCTGCTGGTGCTACGGCGTTTCCATCGATCCGGCAGTGCTCGAAGCCCTGCCGGCGGAACTGCGTGACAAGTCCTGCCTGTGCCCACGCTGCGCTCAGGTCGAGGCGCAACTGCAAGCGGCCAGGCCGTCGATCCCGTAA
- a CDS encoding pseudouridine synthase, translated as MRVDRFLSNLPRYNRKQVRLLLVEKRVRIDGKVVSDPHSEVLEFSRVEVDDEVLQPGKPARYFMLYKPQGCVSATRDPEHPTVLDLIHEPDKDDLHIAGRLDFNTTGLMLITNDGSWSRRLTQPQTKLPKVYYVETEQEIGPEYAIKFAEGIYFAFEDLTTQPAQLQVLGPRTARLSIVEGRYHQVKRMFGHFNNKVLRLHRESMGPLALDHALKPGEYRALRTEEIHLF; from the coding sequence ATGCGCGTCGACCGTTTCCTCAGTAACCTGCCCCGCTACAACCGCAAGCAGGTTCGCCTGTTGCTGGTGGAAAAGCGCGTGCGCATTGACGGAAAAGTCGTCAGCGATCCCCACAGCGAAGTCCTGGAATTCAGCCGCGTGGAGGTCGACGACGAAGTGCTGCAACCCGGCAAACCGGCACGCTACTTCATGCTGTACAAACCGCAAGGCTGCGTCAGCGCCACCCGCGACCCCGAACATCCGACCGTGCTCGACCTGATCCACGAGCCGGACAAGGATGACCTGCACATCGCCGGGCGTCTGGATTTCAACACCACCGGGCTGATGCTGATCACCAACGACGGCAGCTGGTCGCGGCGCCTGACCCAGCCGCAGACCAAACTGCCGAAGGTCTATTACGTCGAGACCGAACAGGAGATCGGCCCGGAATATGCGATCAAGTTCGCTGAAGGGATCTACTTCGCCTTCGAAGACCTGACCACCCAACCGGCGCAGCTGCAAGTGCTCGGCCCGCGAACGGCGCGGTTGAGCATCGTCGAAGGTCGTTACCATCAGGTGAAGCGCATGTTCGGCCATTTCAACAACAAAGTGCTGCGCCTGCACCGCGAATCCATGGGCCCGCTGGCGCTGGATCACGCGCTAAAACCGGGCGAGTACCGCGCTTTGCGCACCGAAGAGATTCATTTGTTCTAA